The Scophthalmus maximus strain ysfricsl-2021 chromosome 14, ASM2237912v1, whole genome shotgun sequence region GGAAGAAATGCACTAATAAATAGTCATACACATAAAGTGCATGAGTATCACATGTACATACTACACACATTAGAGCAACCTAATGTATCATGTGTGTGCCATATATTCAATGAAATTGTCAtcatccacctcctcttcttcatgttGTGATTCGATGCACCCAGAAGTGTCTGCATGCACGCCTTCATATCCAGTCTCAGTAAAGTCctcatgtgtgtgttgcactaACCCCACAGCTGTCTGATCCTCTGACTCAGTTTGTGAGACTGTGTTGCTTAAAGTCTGTTTTTGAACTGTTTGTAGAGGCTCCAGATCTGATAGTTTCAAAAAGTTTGAGAGAGGCTCTTTTGCATtctgctcttcatcctcttccttaCCTACACTCAGTGCAGCAAGGGTGACTGAGAGCAGATTGACATTGCCAGAGCTGACAAACTCCTCCTTTTTCttaatctcctcctcctgctccacctcctccccatCTGTGAAATGTTCCTGGAGTCTGATGTGACGCTCCTCAGTCATGAAAGAAACCTTTGCTCCCTCAGCTTTGGCCCCATCTTTATCTAGAACCCCATGTGTTACCCCACCATCAAACTCTGCATCGGATACCTCCACCTCAGCTGACAACCTCACTGTCAAACTCCCACAGTCTGGGGACGTAGCTGGCTCACTGTTCTGCAAAACGTTACCAGATCCCCAGCATAAACTTTCACCTGAGGGAAACTGCAGGGTTTTACCTATGTAGACGTTTatctcttcctcatcatcctcctcctcttcttcctcctcattcccTGTGGCAGGAAGTGACTTTGTGTTCTTGTtgtgctttctctctttcccgATCTGTGGGCTAATAGAGACTGGGTCTGAGATTGTTCCCTCTGGTGTCAGGGTGTAGCCTTGGCTCAGAGCTGTCTAGATTGGCCAAGAGAGAATGAGGAAGAAGTgttaaagataaagatgaggATGATAGTGAGAGTGAGacatttaaattgttatttcaACTTAAAGTAGCACAATTGTAAGTAAACACAAAACCATATTATCTATTCAACCAAAGGCAGGCACccttcagtttgaaaactgagGGCTAAattaaaacctgactgaaaccTGGAGTTCCTGAAAATGACTAATTTACTTGTCTCAtcgttttggtttcatttggtATGGAGCACAGGCTGAAGCTGGTAAGCTTGTGTATGCAAGTGTACAGTTCATTGACATTACCTGAATTTTATAAAGTGACCGTTTTAAATTGGAACTATTCACTAAGAGATTCTGATATTTGAAGAATATATGAAGTAGGTGAGTGAAGAATGAATAACTTTCTCACCTCGTCTGATCGGTCAATAACTGTTTAAAATGGGTGTGACTGTTGAATTGTCTGTTATTTACAAAAACCTTCTGTTTTCAGTTGTGGTTTGGACAATCTGATGGTATTATGACTGCAGCACATTCTGCATGTATCCATATCTGCCTTGGCTTTCCTGATTAATAGAAGATATCCAGATACAGATCATAAGTAGCAAATATTCCATTAACCTCCGTTATATTGGGGCAGTGGCAAAAATCTTGATGGATATCTGTAAGCAGTGTTGGGAAAGTTCACTTTCTACATGAAGTAGTTCAAAGTTCAGTtcacaaattttaaaatgaactaGTTCAGTTCATAGTTCATAATTCAAAATTTTGAACACAGTTCCAAAAATGAACTagttcagttctttttttcaatatgttGCTGCGAgctattatttttcaaattattgcCACAGCCCATATAGAACCACAGACAGTAATTATTTTATCAGTTTTAACACTGAAACTATGCGTCAGATTTCATGTTCATATCCAATTTTGAATACTTATCCAACCAGGGTTTACATTAGCATTGAGGGGACAGCCTTTCCCCATTGTTGCTTTAACGCTTTGTTGCTGTCCATTCAGTCCACACTAGTAGCAGCTGCAGCTTTCACCCCTACAGAATATATTCTCaaaaacatgaggaaaaacTTGCTGCTTGAATGGTCTTCTTTAATGAGGAACTATTATAAGAAAAACAGGACAGTAATCCTTAAGGTGCaataataattttacatttcaaattccaTTTCAGTACATACTAAAAAGGAATACTGGAATCCTAGAAAAATATACCAGGCAGGTTCAACAAACAAATTACATGAATAGTAAAACCCTCAAGACCACTCTACTAACACAAACTGAGGTAGGAACCTGACTGAGGTAGGAAATTAAGGTTGAACTTGAAAGTGCAATATTCAAAGTGCAACATtattaagtcacttttaaattttttggcTTGTTTGCCCaatgaataagtaaaaaaaaaagagtcagtcAGAGTCCAAGGCCATGGACAGTGCTTCTACTTTCTGTCCAGTTGAGTGAAAATACCTTAACTGAATGAATATCTGTCACTGGTTACAGTCCacataaataactaaaataataataataataatgaatgaaaaaaagtctgagttttttgttaaatctgaAGAATGAGGCTTCATCTGACAATAATTTTGCCAACACATCATGTGTATGTGCTCCTTTAATCCACCGGCATGCCAGTACTGCAGAGTATCTCTTAGAAACATCAGTTTTGTTTAGCCAGTGGATAGTGATGCCCATAAATGCCTTGTTCACAGCTGACCAGCAATCTGCTGTTGTGCACACAGCATCGATCTCAGACAGTTCAGTCTTAagttcacatttgttttctttaaacttcTTGTTTAACAGTGTCTGCACTTTTATTCTCGATGGCACCTTTTTGGATGGCTGCAACCCCTTAATTAAGTTTATGAAAGCTGGGCTTTCCACTTTACTCAAAGGCTGCAGGTCTCCGACAATATACTGCACCACCAGATTGTCCAGCTGCGGCTGGGAGATGACAATGTAGCCGCTCCTGTACGCAGTTAATGGGATTTGGGTCGAGGATCTgtcttgactgttttttttattttttatttgcttgcACATACCTTGAAAGGCTAGCCGGGTGCTTTAGTTCAATGTGCCGTTTCAGGTTTGGTGTGGATGTGGCTGAAGTGCGTTTGCACAAAAATGTAAGATTGTTCCCATCCTCACCGCCCTTGTCATAAAACTCGTATAAATGCTCATACGGCGCCTCCTTGCTGCTTTGTCGCCTCCATGCTGCTGTCACCTCcatgctgctttttgttttgatgacggATGCGGCGGTGTGACACTGGTTGCTGGTGTTGCCAGATTGGGTGTTTTTTCTGCTACATATTAAGGCCTGTTTACGGTGTGTTTTAGCCGGGTATTCGCCTGGAAGGCTCTATAGATATCTGGCACCCTATTGAACGAAGTTAAACAGAGAGAGCGTGCCGTTCACAGACACCAGAATGAACGCGTTCACAGTAACATTCATCAGGCAGTAATACAGTAAGTTCAGTTCACGTTGGCCCAAAATATGAACAAGTTCAGGCACAACACTGTCTGTAAGCATGGCCTGATAAAACTATCTGCATGGCTTGATACCACAACAGGTAAGAGAGAATGTTATTTAGCTTAACAGACCCAAACTTCAAATCTTTGAAACCAATAGCTTGCCATTCTAGCAAGTATGCTTCTCACATGCCACTCCCATGTCAGTGTGGTAACTATGACACTACTATgacacacaaaaatagaaacaaggggaaacagcTACCCTGGCTCCAGTAGTGAAGCAACAACTTCACCAACAGTatctctaaaaataaataataataaacaaataaaaaagacgaaatataaaagacaagacagacagacaggcagatttCTTACCAGTGTTGTGGGCAGGGCCTTAAGTTTACAAAGGAATCCAGTGTAGTAGAGGCAAAACACAAAGGTTATCGGGACCCCCATAACTACGATCAGAAGAGCAGCACCTGCACCTAATATAAGAGGGTCTGAAGagacgcatgcacgcacgcagacacacaaacacacacacacaccactcttATTATTAAAACCGTAACACTGTCAAAACAGTATAACATTCAGCTCTGAGAGTTCAGCTCACCTCTGCGTGGTTCCATAATGCTGGTGAAGGTGCATTTCCAATATGATGGCTCAGTATTTTTGTTCTGACTAATCTCTGTGTGGACCTGTACACAATACTCCGTACCTCTGTTTAAGTTATCAAGAGTGAaactcttgttttgtgttttgtaggacCCCTGCAGGATAATTaaggagagaaaacatgataaaaaaaattaccatcCAATCCATTCCAGCCTGTGTCCCCAGCACTCCATACATTAAGCTGTAATTCAGTCACAATTTTGGATTTAAAACTTGGTTTCACACCCAGCAATTGCTTTATTTTTCCAACCATTCAACAGTAGACACAGGGCACATATTTTTAGCTTTGCTATTTTACAGACCCATGGCTGCTCTGGTAACTGGGGCACTTGGTACTTTCGTAACTGATTTATTTGCCAAGCTCTGTAAAAATGCAGATTATAATAAGGCTGAGTTGTTAAATTGTGTATAGTATGAGTATATTacaatgaaatgtttaaaaattgcAACTGTAGCTTTGGTGTTTTGTAAACCCAAATGTCTAATAAATGTCAAGTCGTTTTTAGACACTGTAATGGGaatgttaaacatttaaataaatgtatgttatgGACATCACTAATATCTCCTGGTATATTGTATTCTCTGTCGAAATTCCTAGTACTTAATAATTTGCAAATACCAGCAATACATGGCACACGTGAATAAAGGGAGTAccgggacttttttttttcatttccagcagTTCAAAAGGTTTACTGAGAAAACTTAcgaaatacaaaattaaaaaaaaattaagacaaaGTACTCTAAACATAATACACAAGCATTAAAGGTACAGTACGCGCAATAAGAACCCTAGTATAGGAATATAAGCAGAGTCAAAGACTAGTGTGCTCTCCAAGCTCCATAGCTTTAACTAAATTTCTTAACAAGCACAGTTAGCATATTaaaccaatcaaccaatcagaagTCAGTTGAGCATTAAACTGCAATGTAACTATGAAACTGCTTATCCATAACAactaaaatatgattaaaaaaaatatttataatattttacaaCATCTTGTAGAACACAAAGGACTGAGGCTGtttgagagcaaagggaggcCCTTCCCAATATTAGTATGGTGATGCCAATGCAGTGCTCAGTAAGTAGTTCATGAGGACCAGTAGAAGAAATTTGTGGTGTGACTTAAGAGCATGATTTCTTACCactgtttcttttcctctcctgcaaAAAATTCGGAAATAGGCAGTGAAGAATTTCTGGATATCATTTATTCCTGAGCTTCTGTCCGCCTCCGGCAGTGACATGTTGATTTGGATGCAGTTGCC contains the following coding sequences:
- the LOC118282867 gene encoding interferon lambda receptor 1 isoform X2, which translates into the protein MESFLLRAEFSFAFRTVQALCIVLASLPAPVNVSVISVNFHHVLRWDPGPGTPPGTQYMISKRLDDKRRLNSTTTSLKLKLKNYYKYHLNVQAYYNQTWSPVSNKYTFSPFKDSPPKVSLAGCGNCIQINMSLPEADRSSGINDIQKFFTAYFRIFCRRGKETVGSYKTQNKSFTLDNLNRGTEYCVQVHTEISQNKNTEPSYWKCTFTSIMEPRRDPLILGAGAALLIVVMGVPITFVFCLYYTGFLCKLKALPTTLTALSQGYTLTPEGTISDPVSISPQIGKERKHNKNTKSLPATGNEEEEEEEDDEEEINVYIGKTLQFPSGESLCWGSGNVLQNSEPATSPDCGSLTVRLSAEVEVSDAEFDGGVTHGVLDKDGAKAEGAKVSFMTEERHIRLQEHFTDGEEVEQEEEIKKKEEFVSSGNVNLLSVTLAALSVGKEEDEEQNAKEPLSNFLKLSDLEPLQTVQKQTLSNTVSQTESEDQTAVGLVQHTHEDFTETGYEGVHADTSGCIESQHEEEEVDDDNFIEYMAHT
- the LOC118282867 gene encoding interferon lambda receptor 1 isoform X3, yielding MHCLVLALFSMLLPDSVLASLPAPVNVSVISVNFHHVLRWDPGPGTPPGTQYMISKRLDDKRRLNSTTTSLKLKLKNYYKYHLNVQAYYNQTWSPVSNKYTFSPFKDTTIGPPKVSLAGCGNCIQINMSLPEADRSSGINDIQKFFTAYFRIFCRRGKETVGSYKTQNKSFTLDNLNRGTEYCVQVHTEISQNKNTEPSYWKCTFTSIMEPRRDPLILGAGAALLIVVMGVPITFVFCLYYTGFLCKLKALPTTLTALSQGYTLTPEGTISDPVSISPQIGKERKHNKNTKSLPATGNEEEEEEEDDEEEINVYIGKTLQFPSGESLCWGSGNVLQNSEPATSPDCGSLTVRLSAEVEVSDAEFDGGVTHGVLDKDGAKAEGAKVSFMTEERHIRLQEHFTDGEEVEQEEEIKKKEEFVSSGNVNLLSVTLAALSVGKEEDEEQNAKEPLSNFLKLSDLEPLQTVQKQTLSNTVSQTESEDQTAVGLVQHTHEDFTETGYEGVHADTSGCIESQHEEEEVDDDNFIEYMAHT
- the LOC118282867 gene encoding interferon lambda receptor 1 isoform X1 → MESFLLRAEFSFAFRTVQALCIVLASLPAPVNVSVISVNFHHVLRWDPGPGTPPGTQYMISKRLDDKRRLNSTTTSLKLKLKNYYKYHLNVQAYYNQTWSPVSNKYTFSPFKDTTIGPPKVSLAGCGNCIQINMSLPEADRSSGINDIQKFFTAYFRIFCRRGKETVGSYKTQNKSFTLDNLNRGTEYCVQVHTEISQNKNTEPSYWKCTFTSIMEPRRDPLILGAGAALLIVVMGVPITFVFCLYYTGFLCKLKALPTTLTALSQGYTLTPEGTISDPVSISPQIGKERKHNKNTKSLPATGNEEEEEEEDDEEEINVYIGKTLQFPSGESLCWGSGNVLQNSEPATSPDCGSLTVRLSAEVEVSDAEFDGGVTHGVLDKDGAKAEGAKVSFMTEERHIRLQEHFTDGEEVEQEEEIKKKEEFVSSGNVNLLSVTLAALSVGKEEDEEQNAKEPLSNFLKLSDLEPLQTVQKQTLSNTVSQTESEDQTAVGLVQHTHEDFTETGYEGVHADTSGCIESQHEEEEVDDDNFIEYMAHT